A window of the Scandinavium goeteborgense genome harbors these coding sequences:
- the pseG gene encoding UDP-2,4-diacetamido-2,4,6-trideoxy-beta-L-altropyranose hydrolase: MNVFLRVDSSLSIGSGHIIRCLNLAKLLRTLGLHCFFVSKNHNGNIIPKIEADGFETIVINSVSASDNYIRDEKAWLNGSQLDDAESFINIVEQQNCIPDIIIVDHYSLDSEWEIHVKKHFPLARLVVVDDLCNRQHYCDLIIDQTFQRDAKEYFSLNKHRGKILAGTKFALLSPTFSALRKLSIARKAQVNVPKTLLVTMGGVDAHNVTGNVLRCLENGDYPFIDKITVILGAACPNQNAIRAQTQQSKYNVDILSNVSNMAELMLEHDFAIGAMGGTTWERCVLGLPAINVAIADNQLTIAANLAEVGAIVLHSDEIEEDTLCDAFNELVSGYHVQRLLAAEICDGLGLTRVIQEMILLPAKDGKNVTLRHAIEEDIDFVYHLQCEPKTRQYARNPEVPRYQNHVTWMRQKLKDENSHFYIIEHGTRCGVIRLDPVEHKNAELEISIFLTTECHGQGIASAAIKRLIMLHNSVNLLATVLPENHASQKLFESIGLKKISSGEFISEKNNE; the protein is encoded by the coding sequence ATGAATGTCTTTCTACGAGTTGATTCGTCTCTATCAATAGGCTCTGGACATATTATCCGATGCCTCAATTTGGCTAAGTTATTGAGGACGCTAGGTCTACACTGTTTTTTCGTTTCTAAAAACCATAATGGCAATATCATCCCAAAAATCGAAGCCGATGGTTTTGAAACAATAGTCATCAATAGTGTATCTGCATCTGATAATTATATCCGAGATGAAAAAGCTTGGCTAAATGGCAGTCAATTAGATGATGCTGAAAGTTTTATTAATATTGTAGAGCAACAAAACTGCATACCAGATATTATCATTGTCGATCACTATTCACTCGACAGTGAATGGGAAATTCATGTTAAAAAGCATTTCCCTTTAGCTCGACTAGTCGTTGTCGATGACCTGTGTAATCGTCAACATTACTGCGATTTAATTATAGACCAAACCTTTCAGCGTGATGCAAAAGAGTATTTTTCCTTAAATAAACATCGTGGCAAAATTTTAGCTGGAACAAAGTTCGCGCTTCTTAGTCCGACATTTTCAGCATTAAGAAAGTTATCCATCGCACGTAAAGCACAGGTAAACGTACCGAAGACATTGTTAGTAACGATGGGCGGAGTAGATGCGCATAATGTCACGGGAAATGTACTGCGTTGTCTGGAAAATGGTGATTATCCGTTTATCGATAAAATCACAGTGATTTTGGGTGCCGCATGTCCCAACCAAAATGCAATACGTGCGCAGACACAACAGTCAAAATACAATGTAGATATTCTGAGCAATGTATCAAATATGGCTGAACTTATGTTAGAACATGATTTCGCCATAGGAGCAATGGGGGGAACAACCTGGGAACGCTGCGTGTTGGGATTACCTGCGATAAATGTTGCAATTGCAGACAATCAGTTAACCATAGCTGCTAACCTTGCTGAAGTCGGGGCAATTGTTTTACATTCAGATGAAATTGAAGAAGATACCCTTTGTGATGCGTTTAATGAACTTGTGTCGGGTTACCATGTTCAACGACTTCTTGCAGCGGAAATCTGCGACGGCTTGGGGCTTACCCGGGTTATTCAGGAAATGATATTGTTACCTGCAAAAGATGGCAAAAATGTGACGTTGCGGCACGCGATAGAGGAAGATATCGATTTTGTCTACCACCTTCAGTGTGAGCCAAAAACTCGTCAGTATGCCCGTAACCCAGAAGTACCGCGGTACCAGAATCATGTCACCTGGATGCGGCAAAAGTTGAAGGATGAAAATTCCCATTTTTATATTATTGAGCATGGTACGCGTTGTGGTGTTATAAGATTAGACCCCGTTGAGCATAAGAACGCAGAACTTGAAATTTCAATTTTTTTGACAACTGAATGCCATGGTCAAGGTATTGCCAGTGCTGCAATTAAGCGTTTAATAATGCTGCATAATAGTGTCAATTTACTGGCGACAGTGTTACCTGAAAATCATGCTTCACAAAAGCTTTTTGAATCCATTGGATTAAAGAAAATTTCTTCTGGCGAGTTTATTAGTGAGAAAAATAATGAATGA
- the pseI gene encoding pseudaminic acid synthase, translating into MNEFITIDGRKIGKDHPPYIIAELSANHNGDINRAFKIMEEAKAAGADAIKLQTYRADTITIDCDSEDFQIHGGLWDGQTLFNLYKGAQMPWEWHKPLFEKAKELGITIFSSPFDFTAVDLLEELDTPAYKIASFEAIDIPLIKYVAKTGKPMIISTGMADEQEIQEAIDAAREGGCKELVVLHCVSGYPAPAEDYNLATIPDMANRFGVITGLSDHTIDNTTAIASVVLGANVIEKHVTLDRNGGGPDDSFSLEPEELVALCRDAKTAWMALGAVNYERKESEKGNVKFRRSLYVVKDIKKGEKLTSENVKSIRPGYGLAPKYYEEVINKVANRNLTKGTPLKDIYFN; encoded by the coding sequence ATGAATGAGTTTATTACTATTGATGGCCGCAAGATTGGTAAAGACCATCCTCCTTATATTATTGCCGAGCTTTCGGCTAATCATAACGGTGACATAAATCGCGCCTTCAAGATTATGGAAGAAGCTAAAGCAGCAGGCGCTGATGCAATAAAACTACAAACTTATCGTGCAGATACCATCACTATTGACTGTGACTCCGAAGACTTTCAAATCCACGGAGGGTTATGGGATGGCCAGACTTTATTCAATCTGTACAAAGGTGCACAAATGCCATGGGAATGGCATAAACCGTTATTTGAAAAAGCAAAAGAGCTTGGTATCACTATTTTCAGTAGTCCATTCGATTTTACAGCGGTAGACTTGCTTGAAGAACTAGATACCCCTGCCTATAAAATTGCTTCATTTGAAGCTATTGATATTCCTTTGATCAAGTATGTCGCCAAAACTGGCAAACCAATGATCATCTCAACTGGGATGGCTGATGAGCAAGAAATTCAGGAAGCTATCGACGCTGCCCGTGAGGGAGGTTGCAAGGAGCTTGTCGTATTGCACTGTGTAAGTGGATATCCAGCCCCTGCTGAAGATTACAATCTTGCTACTATCCCAGATATGGCAAATAGATTTGGTGTTATCACGGGTTTGTCTGACCATACTATCGATAATACAACAGCAATAGCTTCTGTAGTTTTAGGCGCCAATGTTATAGAAAAACACGTCACCCTCGATCGTAATGGTGGAGGCCCAGATGACAGTTTTTCATTGGAGCCCGAAGAATTGGTAGCACTGTGCCGCGATGCCAAAACAGCCTGGATGGCGTTAGGTGCTGTGAATTATGAGCGGAAAGAAAGTGAGAAGGGGAACGTAAAATTCCGTCGTTCTCTTTACGTTGTTAAAGACATCAAAAAAGGTGAAAAGCTTACCAGCGAAAATGTGAAAAGCATACGCCCTGGATATGGGTTAGCACCGAAATATTATGAAGAAGTAATAAATAAAGTAGCCAACAGGAACCTGACGAAAGGTACTCCTCTCAAGGACATTTATTTTAACTGA
- a CDS encoding DUF6418 domain-containing protein, with protein sequence MLLLLYWVSLYLLSIISTGSEILNVITVVCYILLLFYFLYRRESFFIICSFFLWAFLTTALSGLILESGLFLPELGSMSTLNGTTAINVSLASITLLIASGIYRLLNERIHVGLNSSFVINSLIERIYPGIVLCATLVVMFISLHYGRPSDFAQDRFYYWNNIAPSWGNLVRLFVEQSSFILGGIYASKRKKYVLAIFFLGVISQILVGEKFTGIFQMLLFFSICFFITSHIKISKNFFSAKNIVLFLILGCFFVLLVWASYFSLSGDSSLALASLKTRIAAQSQIWWGLSDVSGAGDFEFENITKHLLGIDAQPEETGMLYLMSKVMPYKLFSIYQDAGIALTMAFPANILFFFGPFLSLVICSVLALFLSLALWFTAYTLKNKDYLLLFIAMKVYNIAIQFVLMGRVYLLFEWKIILLLFPLIFAFFAHTRNRRARSNV encoded by the coding sequence ATGCTATTGCTGCTGTATTGGGTAAGTCTTTACCTATTAAGTATTATCTCAACTGGATCAGAGATATTAAATGTCATAACCGTGGTCTGTTATATTCTTCTGCTATTTTATTTTTTGTATAGAAGAGAATCTTTTTTCATCATTTGTAGTTTTTTCTTATGGGCTTTTTTGACGACCGCCTTAAGTGGACTCATTCTCGAGTCCGGATTATTTTTGCCTGAGCTCGGCTCTATGTCGACACTAAATGGTACTACAGCAATCAATGTCAGCCTTGCTTCTATTACATTGTTAATTGCGAGTGGTATCTATCGTCTATTAAATGAAAGAATTCATGTTGGTTTAAACTCTTCATTTGTTATTAACTCTTTAATAGAAAGGATTTATCCGGGTATTGTATTATGTGCGACATTAGTTGTGATGTTTATTTCGTTGCATTATGGCCGGCCAAGTGATTTCGCGCAAGATCGGTTTTATTACTGGAATAATATTGCACCATCATGGGGTAATCTGGTAAGACTTTTCGTTGAGCAGTCAAGTTTTATACTTGGGGGTATCTATGCCAGTAAAAGGAAAAAATATGTTCTCGCAATATTTTTCTTGGGAGTTATTTCTCAAATTTTAGTTGGGGAGAAATTTACTGGTATTTTTCAGATGCTGTTATTCTTTAGTATTTGTTTCTTCATTACTTCTCACATTAAAATAAGTAAAAATTTCTTTTCCGCTAAAAATATTGTCTTATTTTTGATCTTAGGGTGTTTTTTTGTATTATTAGTTTGGGCGAGTTATTTCTCACTTTCTGGTGATAGTTCACTTGCATTAGCGTCTCTGAAGACTCGAATTGCAGCTCAAAGTCAAATCTGGTGGGGACTTAGCGATGTATCAGGAGCAGGCGATTTTGAATTTGAAAATATAACAAAGCATCTCTTGGGGATAGATGCGCAGCCTGAAGAGACTGGAATGTTATATTTAATGAGCAAAGTGATGCCGTATAAACTTTTCTCTATTTATCAAGACGCAGGTATTGCTTTAACAATGGCCTTTCCCGCTAATATTCTATTCTTTTTTGGCCCTTTCTTATCGCTTGTTATTTGCTCGGTTCTTGCACTTTTCCTTTCTCTTGCATTATGGTTTACCGCGTATACATTAAAGAATAAAGATTACCTTTTGCTGTTTATAGCAATGAAAGTCTATAACATTGCAATTCAATTTGTTTTAATGGGTCGTGTTTACCTTCTTTTTGAGTGGAAAATTATACTGCTCCTTTTTCCGTTAATATTTGCATTTTTTGCGCATACAAGAAATAGGAGAGCGCGCTCCAATGTGTGA
- a CDS encoding lipopolysaccharide biosynthesis protein: MLQRIKAPSSFFDLSLRITALGGKFLLMLAIARYLTVKDVGDYGLFVSIIVISLYFVGLDFYVYSTREMLDPKVKKNTGNILFNQAAFFLLSYCLLAFVWPGLLSLSGVSGVGGVLFALTVCEHLSQECYRVLIIKEKITTANFILLIRSGLWCYICVPLLFYKLIDLKQIFYLWLLFSLFSVMVSSFFISKFESVKFSDFKLDFAWLSSGVKTSFYFFLGTLCLRAINYLDKVIAVHFISSPNLGVYVFFFGISSAVQAVIDVLVVTRYYPALVKSIQEGNRQKIQVAFITFKRKIYFYNFVLFAMSIPACYLMIRLTGKVDYIEHFSWYFLIVLTSSLLNISMPYHYALYSRKKDISIILINVIALLLFVIISFIGVKCLPGTGMLPILIALVGANLFMLAAKYLSFIKEFNSEGRHFNK; the protein is encoded by the coding sequence ATGTTACAGAGAATTAAAGCACCGTCTTCTTTTTTTGATCTTTCCTTGAGAATTACTGCTCTTGGCGGGAAGTTTCTATTAATGTTGGCGATTGCAAGATATTTGACAGTAAAGGATGTTGGTGACTATGGGTTATTTGTTAGCATAATCGTCATCTCACTTTATTTCGTTGGATTAGATTTTTACGTTTATTCTACTCGGGAAATGCTTGATCCAAAAGTAAAGAAAAATACTGGAAATATATTATTTAACCAAGCGGCTTTTTTTCTTTTAAGTTATTGCCTTTTAGCTTTTGTATGGCCAGGGTTATTATCATTATCTGGTGTTTCGGGGGTTGGTGGGGTTTTATTTGCACTCACAGTGTGTGAACATTTGTCACAGGAGTGCTATCGTGTATTAATAATTAAAGAAAAAATCACTACCGCCAATTTTATATTATTAATTCGTTCAGGACTATGGTGCTATATATGTGTGCCGTTGCTGTTTTATAAATTAATTGACCTGAAACAAATTTTCTATCTGTGGCTATTATTTTCATTATTCTCAGTAATGGTTTCTTCTTTCTTTATTTCTAAGTTTGAAAGCGTTAAATTTTCTGATTTTAAGTTGGATTTTGCATGGCTGAGTAGTGGTGTGAAAACATCATTTTATTTCTTTCTTGGCACTCTTTGTCTTAGGGCAATAAACTATCTGGATAAGGTCATTGCTGTTCACTTTATATCCTCACCAAACCTGGGGGTATATGTGTTTTTTTTTGGAATATCTTCTGCTGTTCAGGCTGTCATAGATGTACTGGTCGTGACGAGATACTATCCCGCGTTGGTCAAATCCATACAAGAAGGGAATAGGCAAAAAATACAAGTCGCTTTTATCACTTTTAAGAGAAAAATATATTTCTACAATTTCGTACTCTTTGCCATGTCTATTCCAGCATGCTATTTGATGATCAGGCTTACTGGGAAGGTTGATTATATTGAGCACTTTAGTTGGTATTTTCTTATTGTGCTGACTTCTTCCCTGTTGAATATTTCAATGCCTTATCATTATGCATTGTATTCAAGAAAGAAAGATATATCTATAATCCTTATTAATGTTATCGCATTGTTATTGTTCGTTATTATTTCTTTTATTGGGGTGAAGTGTTTGCCGGGAACAGGAATGCTTCCTATACTCATTGCTTTGGTTGGAGCAAACCTATTTATGCTCGCTGCTAAGTACTTGTCTTTTATTAAGGAGTTCAATAGTGAAGGGCGTCATTTTAATAAATAA
- a CDS encoding glycosyltransferase family 2 protein gives MCDFSFVIPVYNVSAYLRQFYEPFKKCKLSCEIIFVNDGSTDESLEILTGLASNDNRVVLLTKENGGVSSARNYGIERARGIFISCLDPDDFVSTEFFNYISLAFAKYSEADTFIYAYQKFYDGTDPNANCFNISDRDFNLVLPKTLSAMHNYPWLRVTRRHFYKDNLFPVGLIYEDSVTVPLLNSQARIIVKTNIPLYYYRVRKDSLTNSDLNRNIDLIKALDILEEKTIDWPNGMSHFYACVAHLSRSALITLFKMSDHEPLDDAFNMSYDKIMSKFSTYPIGSVLSSNASMVDKLCFLIIKMKCVGFYLFSILYKFAKK, from the coding sequence ATGTGTGATTTTTCTTTTGTCATCCCCGTATATAATGTGTCAGCATATTTGCGCCAATTCTACGAGCCATTTAAAAAATGCAAATTATCATGTGAAATTATATTTGTTAATGATGGGTCGACTGACGAATCTTTAGAAATACTCACTGGACTTGCAAGTAATGATAATCGAGTTGTTCTTCTAACTAAAGAAAATGGTGGAGTATCATCAGCCCGAAACTATGGGATTGAACGCGCAAGAGGAATCTTCATTTCTTGCCTTGATCCTGATGACTTTGTTTCCACAGAATTTTTTAATTATATTTCATTAGCCTTCGCAAAGTATTCGGAGGCTGACACTTTCATTTATGCCTATCAGAAATTTTATGATGGCACTGATCCAAATGCAAATTGCTTTAATATTTCAGATCGTGATTTCAATCTAGTACTACCAAAGACTCTTTCTGCGATGCATAACTATCCTTGGTTACGTGTGACACGTCGTCATTTTTATAAGGATAACCTTTTTCCTGTAGGTTTAATTTATGAGGACTCTGTAACAGTTCCTTTACTTAATTCTCAGGCAAGAATTATTGTGAAAACTAATATACCGTTGTATTATTACAGAGTTCGAAAAGATTCATTGACTAATTCAGATTTGAACCGAAATATAGACCTCATTAAAGCTCTTGATATCCTTGAAGAAAAAACAATAGACTGGCCAAATGGCATGTCTCATTTTTATGCTTGTGTAGCCCATCTTTCCCGCAGTGCATTGATAACTTTGTTTAAAATGTCTGACCATGAACCATTGGATGATGCTTTTAATATGAGCTACGATAAAATTATGTCAAAGTTTTCTACCTATCCGATCGGTTCGGTTCTATCATCAAATGCAAGCATGGTTGATAAACTATGTTTTCTTATTATAAAAATGAAATGTGTTGGTTTTTATCTATTTAGCATTTTGTATAAGTTTGCAAAAAAATAG